A stretch of Lysinibacillus agricola DNA encodes these proteins:
- the mdcA gene encoding malonate decarboxylase subunit alpha encodes MVLIHESTTRKSWTTKLDAKKERLNSVKDFVDGVMIPTHRIVDALERLIKPSDRVVLEGNNQKQASFLSQALSQVSPTKVHDLHMIMSSISRPEHLDLFEDGIAKKIDFSFAGPQSLRISQMIEDGKIELGDLHTYVELYGRLFIDLIPNVALVAADKADRFGNLYTGPNTEETPTLVEAAAFRDGIVIAQVNELVDELPRVDIPSSWIDFIVVADQAYELEPLFTRDPRHITDIQILQAMMVIRGIYEKHGVQSLNHGIGFNTAAIELLLPTYGEQLGLKGKICKNWVLNPHPTLIPAIESGWVESVHCFGGELGMEKYVEARRDVFFTGRDGSLRSNRTLAQLAGQYAVDLFIGSTLQMDALGNSSTVTKGRVAGYGGAPNMGHDPGGRRHSTEAWKNMMTSDDPLARGKKLVVQVAETFQDANTPVFVESLDAITVKDQAKLAVAPVMIYGQDVTHVVTEEGIAYLYKTDSSAEKHEMIASIAGVTPIGMKHNPKSSSRLREKGLIALPEDLGIRRADAKRSLLAAKNIDELVQWSGGLYTPPAKFRSW; translated from the coding sequence ATGGTGTTGATTCATGAAAGTACTACAAGGAAATCTTGGACGACAAAGTTGGATGCAAAAAAAGAAAGGCTGAATAGTGTAAAAGATTTTGTAGATGGTGTAATGATACCCACTCATCGTATTGTTGATGCTTTAGAACGCCTTATAAAGCCTAGCGATCGTGTTGTATTGGAGGGGAATAACCAAAAACAAGCATCTTTTTTGTCACAAGCCTTGTCACAGGTAAGTCCTACGAAAGTGCATGATTTGCATATGATTATGTCAAGTATTTCTCGACCAGAGCATCTTGATTTATTTGAAGATGGTATCGCGAAAAAAATAGACTTTTCCTTTGCTGGGCCGCAAAGCTTAAGAATTTCACAAATGATTGAGGATGGGAAAATTGAACTGGGAGATCTTCATACTTATGTGGAACTTTATGGGCGATTATTTATCGATTTAATACCGAATGTTGCTTTAGTGGCAGCCGACAAAGCAGACCGTTTTGGTAACCTTTATACAGGACCAAATACCGAGGAAACACCAACTTTAGTAGAAGCGGCTGCCTTTCGTGATGGAATTGTCATTGCTCAGGTTAATGAATTAGTAGATGAATTGCCTCGTGTGGATATCCCTAGCTCATGGATAGATTTTATCGTTGTTGCAGATCAAGCATACGAATTAGAGCCTTTATTTACACGCGACCCAAGACATATTACTGATATTCAAATTTTACAAGCAATGATGGTAATTCGAGGTATCTATGAAAAGCACGGTGTTCAATCATTAAATCATGGGATTGGCTTTAATACAGCTGCTATTGAGCTCCTTTTACCGACCTATGGTGAACAATTAGGATTGAAAGGGAAAATATGCAAAAATTGGGTATTGAATCCTCATCCTACATTAATTCCTGCTATTGAATCAGGTTGGGTTGAAAGTGTTCACTGCTTTGGTGGAGAACTAGGGATGGAAAAATACGTTGAAGCTAGACGGGATGTGTTTTTCACAGGAAGGGATGGTAGTCTTCGATCCAATCGAACTTTAGCACAATTAGCAGGTCAGTATGCAGTTGATCTGTTTATAGGATCGACCCTCCAAATGGATGCATTAGGGAATTCCTCTACAGTTACAAAAGGACGTGTTGCTGGATATGGTGGTGCACCAAATATGGGACATGATCCAGGGGGAAGACGTCACTCCACAGAGGCTTGGAAAAATATGATGACATCAGATGATCCACTTGCACGAGGTAAAAAGCTAGTTGTACAAGTTGCTGAAACTTTCCAGGATGCGAACACACCTGTATTTGTTGAATCATTGGATGCTATTACTGTAAAGGATCAAGCGAAATTAGCAGTGGCTCCTGTAATGATTTACGGTCAGGACGTTACACATGTAGTGACAGAGGAAGGAATTGCGTACTTGTATAAAACAGATAGCTCTGCGGAAAAGCATGAAATGATTGCTTCCATCGCAGGTGTTACACCAATTGGTATGAAACATAACCCGAAATCATCATCACGCTTACGAGAAAAAGGATTAATTGCGTTACCTGAGGATTTAGGCATTCGAAGAGCGGACGCTAAACGTTCCTTATTAGCGGCTAAAAACATTGATGAACTTGTGCAATGGTCTGGTGGGTTGTATACACCACCAGCAAAATTCAGAAGTTGGTAA
- a CDS encoding DUF6886 family protein gives MRIFHVSEESDITVFHPRLPDRLDLDPEKGLVWAINDTCLPNFLTPRNCPRVCYHIGVDTTEQDKRAYIASASCSQK, from the coding sequence GTGCGTATATTTCATGTGAGTGAGGAAAGCGATATTACCGTATTCCATCCCCGATTACCTGATCGACTAGATTTAGATCCAGAAAAAGGTCTAGTATGGGCAATTAACGATACATGTTTGCCGAATTTTTTAACACCTAGAAATTGTCCGAGAGTGTGCTACCATATTGGTGTCGATACAACTGAACAGGATAAACGAGCCTATATAGCATCGGCATCATGTTCACAGAAGTGA
- the guaD gene encoding guanine deaminase, with protein MTEYTLIFKGTAFSSKSPSKVQILKDYLFFINADGMIEKTAAPEHADYQNLLTTYQHQEIFHQLADGQYFLPGFVDLHVHAPQWAQAGTALDIPLYDWLNTYTFPIESKFSDLEFAQEVYEDLVSTLLANGTTTSLYFATVHKEASLLLAKICAEKGQRGLVGKVVMDDPEQNPDYYRDANTQTALKDTEEFIVAVKELAKSTKQGVYPVVTPRFIPSCTDGALKGLGELAAKYDTHIQSHCSESDWEHGYVKERFKKNDAFALHDFGLLGDKSVMAHCNFLDDDDAQLFAETGTAIGHCPISNAYFANSVIPIARFHAKGVDIGLGSDISGGFSPSLFDNARQAVMSSRMLEDGVDTSIPAEKRGVPNSRITINEAFYLATAGGGESLSLPIGRLQENYTWDVQIIDTNIPSAKLPIFDHKEDLQDIFPKIMYLVRPENIREVWVQGNKVHARA; from the coding sequence ATGACTGAATATACGTTAATTTTCAAAGGGACAGCTTTTTCAAGTAAGTCTCCTTCTAAAGTACAAATTTTAAAGGATTATTTATTCTTCATTAATGCTGACGGGATGATTGAAAAAACAGCAGCTCCTGAGCATGCAGACTATCAAAATCTACTAACTACATATCAACATCAAGAAATTTTCCATCAATTAGCCGATGGACAATATTTCTTACCAGGCTTTGTCGATTTGCATGTACATGCACCGCAATGGGCACAAGCTGGAACTGCATTAGATATTCCACTTTATGACTGGCTAAACACATACACCTTCCCTATCGAATCCAAATTCTCCGATTTAGAGTTTGCACAAGAGGTCTATGAAGATTTAGTAAGCACTCTTCTTGCAAATGGAACGACTACATCACTCTATTTTGCCACTGTCCATAAAGAAGCAAGCCTGCTATTAGCGAAAATTTGTGCTGAAAAAGGTCAACGAGGTCTAGTCGGGAAAGTTGTGATGGATGATCCTGAGCAAAATCCAGACTATTATCGAGATGCAAATACTCAGACTGCACTAAAAGATACAGAAGAATTTATTGTAGCTGTGAAGGAATTAGCCAAATCAACGAAACAGGGTGTTTATCCAGTTGTAACACCACGCTTTATTCCAAGCTGTACAGACGGTGCACTAAAAGGCTTGGGAGAATTAGCTGCTAAATACGATACACATATCCAGTCACATTGTAGTGAAAGCGATTGGGAGCATGGCTACGTAAAGGAACGATTTAAGAAAAATGATGCCTTTGCCCTACATGATTTTGGACTATTAGGCGATAAATCTGTGATGGCACATTGTAATTTCTTAGACGATGACGATGCACAGCTATTTGCTGAAACAGGCACTGCGATTGGTCATTGTCCAATTTCCAATGCTTATTTTGCAAATAGTGTCATTCCAATTGCTCGCTTCCATGCAAAAGGCGTTGATATCGGATTAGGGTCAGATATTTCTGGTGGTTTCTCACCAAGCCTATTCGATAATGCTAGACAAGCAGTCATGTCATCTAGAATGCTAGAAGACGGTGTGGATACATCTATTCCTGCTGAAAAACGTGGTGTCCCAAATTCACGTATTACGATTAATGAAGCATTTTATTTAGCAACAGCAGGTGGCGGAGAAAGCTTGAGCCTACCAATTGGTCGATTACAGGAAAACTACACGTGGGATGTACAAATCATCGATACTAACATACCTTCTGCAAAACTTCCTATTTTTGATCACAAGGAAGATTTACAGGATATTTTTCCAAAAATTATGTATCTTGTGCGCCCTGAAAATATCCGTGAAGTTTGGGTACAAGGAAATAAAGTTCACGCTAGAGCATAA
- a CDS encoding malonate decarboxylase subunit epsilon, whose amino-acid sequence MILRTAFLFPGQGSQFEGMLDFLPNEPCVKYLLEQSSDILQQTVSSLHSKEALATTKAVQQCLLISSVATYKLFEIEGLIPSFVAGHSVGAFGAAVAACVLTFEEALRLVTLRGELMEQICSDGFGMGVVLGMNEHELLEVTEQFFHVHDPVYVSNRNAPFQITISGSLKGLEKVISYVSAHGAKSASLLNVSTPSHCPLFQDVSNQMLDALNKIELKRPKIPISSNLNARLLKTTEAIKRDLAESICHPVRWHDATSVLYENGARLFIEMPPGDVLTKLATSAFQDVRSMSVSKNGIEDCLFLLQN is encoded by the coding sequence ATGATTTTGCGGACTGCATTTTTATTTCCAGGTCAAGGTTCACAGTTTGAAGGGATGTTAGATTTCCTTCCAAATGAGCCTTGCGTGAAATATTTACTAGAACAAAGTAGTGATATTTTACAACAAACGGTTTCTTCATTGCACAGTAAAGAAGCGCTCGCAACAACTAAGGCTGTTCAACAATGTTTATTAATTTCCTCAGTAGCAACATACAAATTATTTGAGATTGAGGGGCTAATTCCTTCATTTGTTGCTGGACATTCGGTTGGAGCTTTTGGCGCTGCAGTAGCTGCTTGTGTATTAACGTTTGAAGAAGCATTGAGGTTAGTAACGTTACGGGGAGAATTAATGGAGCAAATTTGTAGTGACGGGTTTGGGATGGGGGTTGTCCTTGGTATGAATGAGCACGAACTTTTAGAGGTTACTGAACAATTTTTTCATGTGCATGACCCTGTTTATGTTTCGAATCGAAATGCCCCGTTTCAAATCACAATTTCTGGTTCGTTAAAGGGTTTAGAAAAGGTTATTAGTTATGTGAGTGCTCATGGAGCTAAATCTGCAAGTTTATTAAACGTCTCGACCCCTTCACATTGTCCGCTTTTTCAAGATGTTAGTAATCAAATGCTGGATGCTCTAAACAAAATTGAGTTAAAAAGACCGAAAATTCCGATTTCTAGCAACTTAAATGCACGTTTGTTGAAAACTACAGAGGCTATTAAAAGGGATTTGGCAGAAAGTATTTGTCATCCTGTTCGATGGCATGATGCTACAAGTGTTTTATATGAAAATGGTGCTAGGTTATTTATTGAAATGCCACCTGGTGACGTCTTAACAAAGTTAGCTACAAGTGCGTTTCAGGATGTTAGATCAATGTCCGTCAGCAAAAACGGAATCGAGGACTGTCTTTTTTTATTACAAAATTAA
- a CDS encoding YbfB/YjiJ family MFS transporter, whose product MNRQHIGILFGGVLLLVVAMGISRFAFTPILPFMRHDVGFSFEVAGFLASSNYIGYFIGALWAGFINRQKKNFLLLSVVLNVLSVVLMGIIEIYSVWLVLRLIAGITGGLIFVLTCSIVMDYLAKHSLTKWSGYLFGGIGLGIAISGLLVPVIEVRFAWQGTWIGLGILSAVFLVVTYILWRDLHVQDSVKTAKSSDAKMTKGFMPWLIVAYGFEGLGYIITGTFLVDIIHNIPSLQAYSSYSWVIVGVAAIPSAPVWTVLLEKFSAIKILFFAYILQVIGILLPVFSQTVWSVLLSSFLFGLTFVGIVTLTTSYARQLFPTQSGPVVSLLTTFYAFGQIIGPIIAGQLVAVYSSYKAALVFAGVIVFFALIVMLCGRWITVKRQATVDNALPIKTQSSP is encoded by the coding sequence ATGAATCGACAGCACATCGGAATTTTATTTGGTGGGGTGCTATTACTTGTAGTGGCTATGGGGATTAGCCGGTTTGCATTCACGCCAATTTTGCCATTTATGCGTCATGATGTCGGATTTTCGTTTGAAGTTGCAGGATTTTTGGCATCGAGTAATTATATTGGCTATTTCATCGGTGCATTGTGGGCAGGATTTATCAATCGCCAAAAGAAGAACTTTTTATTGTTAAGTGTTGTCTTGAATGTCCTTTCTGTTGTTCTTATGGGAATCATTGAAATATATAGTGTTTGGCTTGTGCTTCGTCTGATTGCAGGCATTACAGGGGGACTTATTTTTGTATTAACATGTAGTATTGTTATGGATTATTTAGCAAAGCATTCCCTTACAAAATGGTCTGGCTATTTATTTGGCGGTATTGGATTAGGAATTGCTATTTCAGGTTTATTAGTCCCTGTAATTGAAGTACGTTTTGCTTGGCAAGGTACATGGATTGGCTTAGGGATATTATCTGCTGTTTTTTTAGTGGTGACATATATACTTTGGAGAGATTTGCATGTACAAGATAGTGTGAAAACTGCTAAATCCTCTGATGCGAAAATGACAAAGGGCTTTATGCCATGGCTAATTGTTGCATATGGTTTTGAGGGGTTAGGCTATATTATTACAGGTACTTTTTTAGTAGATATCATTCACAATATTCCTTCACTACAAGCATACTCTTCATATAGCTGGGTCATTGTTGGGGTAGCGGCGATCCCGTCAGCACCTGTTTGGACTGTATTATTAGAAAAATTCTCTGCCATCAAAATTTTGTTTTTCGCATATATATTACAAGTAATAGGCATCTTGTTACCAGTATTTTCACAAACAGTATGGAGCGTATTATTATCGTCATTTTTATTCGGCTTAACATTTGTAGGAATTGTGACGTTAACGACCTCCTATGCACGTCAGCTATTCCCAACACAAAGCGGTCCAGTAGTATCATTGTTAACAACGTTTTATGCATTTGGACAAATTATCGGACCAATTATCGCGGGTCAGCTTGTGGCGGTTTATAGTAGCTACAAGGCAGCGCTTGTATTTGCAGGAGTCATTGTATTTTTTGCATTGATTGTCATGTTATGTGGAAGATGGATCACTGTTAAACGACAGGCCACTGTAGACAATGCTTTACCTATCAAAACTCAATCTAGCCCTTAA
- a CDS encoding NUDIX hydrolase: MVKFTICFLKKGDQILLLNRDFPEWMGAWNGVGGKIEKNETPLAGALREIKEETGIVLNDITFKGKITWTDGMTDFGCMYAFIAELPESYHYVTPIKVTEGILDWKDLSWIFHPKNVGIADLKYYLPKMLDETTNYEYIFTYKDSELIDITSTPFVQTVTI, translated from the coding sequence TTGGTTAAATTTACAATTTGTTTTCTTAAAAAGGGTGACCAAATATTATTGCTAAATAGGGATTTTCCAGAATGGATGGGGGCTTGGAATGGGGTTGGCGGAAAGATTGAGAAAAATGAAACTCCACTAGCAGGTGCATTACGAGAAATTAAGGAAGAAACAGGTATCGTACTGAACGATATTACATTCAAAGGAAAGATAACATGGACGGATGGAATGACCGACTTTGGCTGTATGTATGCTTTTATTGCTGAATTGCCAGAGTCCTATCATTATGTGACACCGATTAAAGTCACAGAAGGCATTTTAGATTGGAAAGATCTATCGTGGATTTTCCATCCTAAAAATGTAGGAATAGCAGATTTAAAATATTACTTACCGAAAATGCTGGATGAAACAACCAACTATGAATATATATTTACATATAAAGATAGTGAATTGATTGACATTACGAGTACCCCCTTCGTACAAACTGTTACTATCTAA
- a CDS encoding malonate decarboxylase subunit delta: MEKLVYSFPATKVVEQRAHVGVVGSGDLEILIEPTNNLETVVEIRTGITGFGETWRKVIERFVSQNDVSAHITINDFGATPGVVSIRLAQALEVSKNA, encoded by the coding sequence ATGGAAAAGTTAGTCTATTCATTTCCTGCAACTAAAGTAGTTGAACAGCGTGCACACGTTGGTGTTGTAGGCTCTGGTGATTTGGAAATTTTAATTGAGCCAACTAATAATCTAGAAACAGTTGTTGAAATCCGAACAGGTATTACTGGGTTTGGAGAAACATGGCGAAAAGTAATCGAACGTTTTGTTAGTCAAAATGATGTATCTGCACATATTACGATAAATGATTTTGGGGCAACACCTGGTGTAGTGTCCATTCGATTAGCACAAGCACTGGAGGTGAGTAAAAATGCTTAA
- a CDS encoding LysR family transcriptional regulator has product MNLHALRLFTKVAELKSVSKAAQALMISQPAVTIQIRNLEKELGLTLLESKGRGIALTQNGEFLFKQAQRLFDLELDIENKLEQLKNTGNEELQIASTHVPSHFLLPKWLAKYKQAYPTTNIHIKTANSQQVIEELLHYKVDMAFIVKEDGHHPDINYQFLMNLDYWFIVPFGHPLADQKVSLTELMQQPFVSREDGSSTKEYLNALCKVHKIPPPRVGLQLDGINESIYAIAAGYGTMLAPSIAASSFIQRQQVARVFIKDIDIQRPIYLCTRKNEQNTSSTFNTFINIINDSIS; this is encoded by the coding sequence ATGAATTTACATGCGCTTAGATTATTCACAAAAGTTGCTGAGCTTAAAAGTGTTTCAAAGGCAGCGCAAGCTCTAATGATTAGTCAACCTGCCGTTACCATTCAAATTAGAAATTTAGAAAAAGAACTAGGCTTGACTCTTTTAGAATCGAAAGGTAGAGGAATTGCTTTAACACAAAATGGCGAGTTTTTATTTAAACAGGCTCAGCGATTATTCGATTTAGAATTGGATATTGAAAACAAACTAGAGCAATTAAAAAATACAGGTAATGAAGAATTACAAATAGCTTCTACCCATGTTCCATCCCATTTCTTATTACCGAAATGGCTCGCAAAGTATAAACAAGCCTATCCAACAACTAATATCCACATTAAAACGGCTAATTCCCAGCAAGTTATTGAAGAATTACTTCACTATAAGGTTGATATGGCTTTTATCGTAAAAGAGGATGGTCATCATCCAGATATTAATTATCAATTTCTCATGAATCTCGATTATTGGTTTATCGTCCCATTTGGTCATCCGCTGGCAGATCAGAAAGTGTCATTAACGGAATTAATGCAGCAGCCATTTGTTTCACGAGAAGATGGTAGCTCTACAAAAGAATATTTAAATGCTTTATGTAAAGTTCATAAAATTCCACCACCAAGAGTAGGACTACAATTGGACGGTATCAATGAATCCATTTACGCCATTGCAGCTGGGTATGGTACGATGCTAGCTCCATCCATAGCGGCTTCTAGCTTTATTCAACGACAGCAAGTAGCGCGAGTTTTTATAAAAGACATCGATATTCAGCGTCCTATTTATCTTTGTACAAGAAAAAATGAACAAAATACCTCTTCGACCTTTAATACTTTTATTAACATCATCAATGACTCAATTTCATAA
- a CDS encoding GntR family transcriptional regulator has translation MEYFTNLLDNALSRTVAQKIMEQILNGELKPGDQIVESTYAEMFNTSRSPIREAIYLLSTEGLIERVPRKGAFIKGYTLAEVQDLLDVRNSLEILAAQRIKEPQKKKTMLNDMKKIVRDMEKCSNQMEYTHLNYAFHFTLIKFSESTVIESVYSKISLPLLRIQGIHFSINDTMEKSRKEHRRIYELLKDNQLDELISILRKHTEDVIFNVRRQIL, from the coding sequence ATGGAGTACTTTACAAATTTATTGGATAATGCCTTATCTAGAACAGTGGCACAAAAAATTATGGAGCAAATTTTAAATGGCGAATTGAAGCCAGGAGATCAAATTGTAGAGAGTACATATGCTGAAATGTTTAACACGAGCCGATCTCCTATTCGTGAAGCAATTTACTTACTCTCGACAGAAGGCCTTATTGAGCGAGTTCCTCGTAAGGGAGCATTTATCAAAGGTTACACACTTGCTGAGGTACAGGATTTACTAGATGTAAGGAATAGCTTAGAAATACTAGCAGCTCAGAGAATTAAAGAACCGCAAAAAAAGAAAACAATGCTTAATGACATGAAAAAAATAGTTAGAGACATGGAAAAGTGTTCAAATCAAATGGAATATACTCATTTAAACTATGCATTTCACTTTACACTCATTAAATTTAGTGAAAGTACAGTCATAGAAAGTGTTTATAGCAAAATCAGTCTACCGTTATTACGTATACAAGGTATTCATTTTTCTATCAATGACACCATGGAGAAATCTCGAAAAGAGCATCGTCGAATTTATGAGCTTTTAAAGGACAACCAATTGGATGAATTAATTTCTATTTTAAGAAAACATACAGAAGATGTTATTTTCAATGTGCGTAGACAAATTCTGTAA
- the madL gene encoding malonate transporter subunit MadL produces MVIYGVAILAGCYLVGMIVGEFIGALMGIDSNVGGVGVAMLLLIIVVDKLVKAGKISKPAQDGLSFWNAMYIPVVIAMAASQNVLGALTGGPLAIIAGIAVVIISWICVPLLSGKQKPMVQTNNSIVGGEVDA; encoded by the coding sequence ATGGTCATCTATGGAGTTGCTATTTTAGCGGGGTGTTATTTAGTAGGAATGATTGTCGGTGAATTTATTGGAGCTCTAATGGGGATAGACTCTAATGTAGGCGGAGTTGGAGTGGCAATGCTACTTCTAATTATTGTGGTCGATAAGTTAGTGAAAGCAGGGAAAATTAGTAAACCTGCTCAGGATGGTTTAAGCTTTTGGAACGCTATGTACATTCCGGTCGTGATTGCAATGGCAGCGAGCCAAAATGTACTAGGTGCATTAACAGGTGGGCCATTAGCCATTATTGCAGGAATTGCTGTTGTCATTATAAGTTGGATTTGTGTTCCATTACTCAGCGGAAAGCAAAAGCCGATGGTACAAACAAATAATTCAATAGTTGGAGGCGAAGTAGATGCCTGA
- a CDS encoding DUF6886 family protein → MESKWLETMKNTKLYLYEFDSNGFTLQDKNAGYYTSETTQYPIAKFEVENLFEEMFERNVELRVVDSLWNIYDEIQKTTLNWSMCRMRFALPRK, encoded by the coding sequence ATTGAAAGCAAGTGGTTAGAGACGATGAAAAATACGAAACTTTACTTATATGAGTTTGATAGTAATGGATTTACGCTACAAGATAAAAATGCTGGTTATTATACGAGTGAAACAACACAATATCCTATTGCTAAATTTGAAGTTGAAAATTTATTTGAAGAGATGTTTGAACGTAATGTTGAATTACGGGTAGTCGATAGCCTGTGGAACATCTATGATGAAATTCAAAAAACAACCTTGAATTGGTCGATGTGCAGAATGCGATTTGCACTACCAAGAAAATAA
- a CDS encoding triphosphoribosyl-dephospho-CoA synthase, translated as MIDKQYFAETLAKMAVSSLIEEVSLTPKPGLVDEKDEGAHQDLTFHMMIGSAQCLKNTFYEMAMAAFVEGPSQTLREKIGEIGRRGENTMFQYTDGVNTHKGAIWSLGLITAAAAIHGGMADEETICFTAGRIAQYEDRFIPHNITNGMKAIHEYGINGAKVEAQLAFPHIRKYSLPMLKATIHTMSYEQAKHFTLLSLIAQLDDTCILHRGGIEGLNYAKKQAKQIIASSNLHELEHMNQNFIARNLSPGGSADLLAATIYLLKIKKWSTNSLLKGQFQATH; from the coding sequence ATGATCGATAAACAATATTTTGCAGAAACTTTAGCAAAAATGGCTGTTTCATCTTTAATTGAAGAAGTATCACTGACCCCAAAACCTGGATTAGTCGATGAAAAAGATGAAGGAGCACATCAAGATTTAACTTTTCATATGATGATTGGCTCAGCGCAGTGCTTAAAAAATACTTTTTATGAGATGGCTATGGCTGCTTTCGTCGAAGGTCCTTCTCAAACGTTACGTGAAAAAATTGGAGAAATAGGGCGTAGAGGCGAAAATACTATGTTTCAGTATACAGATGGTGTGAATACCCATAAAGGTGCTATTTGGTCATTAGGGTTAATTACAGCCGCAGCAGCAATTCACGGTGGCATGGCGGATGAAGAAACAATTTGTTTTACAGCGGGAAGGATTGCTCAATATGAAGATCGTTTTATCCCACACAATATTACGAATGGGATGAAAGCCATTCATGAATACGGCATTAATGGCGCAAAGGTAGAAGCACAATTAGCATTTCCGCATATTCGAAAATATAGTTTACCAATGTTGAAGGCTACCATTCATACCATGAGCTATGAACAAGCTAAGCATTTTACTTTGCTGTCACTTATAGCACAGCTAGATGATACATGTATTCTTCATCGAGGTGGAATAGAAGGATTAAACTATGCTAAAAAACAGGCAAAACAAATAATAGCTTCTAGTAATTTACATGAGCTCGAACATATGAATCAAAATTTTATAGCCCGCAATTTATCACCAGGTGGTAGCGCAGACTTACTAGCAGCAACAATATATTTACTTAAGATAAAAAAATGGTCAACAAATAGTTTATTGAAGGGGCAATTCCAAGCAACACATTGA
- a CDS encoding DUF5071 domain-containing protein, with product MENFEDLLPRHKFDNDRVEMIKKMDRDKILPILPNLLEWIQDMNWPVAPSVLGLLLTFPEEIVPHVQDVLSSDDDNWKWFILHFLVIKLPIESRVQFREYLTRVAETPTHNELAEELDEIAKEILEII from the coding sequence ATGGAAAACTTTGAAGATCTTTTACCAAGACATAAATTTGATAATGATAGAGTAGAAATGATTAAAAAAATGGATAGAGATAAAATATTGCCTATACTGCCTAACCTCCTCGAATGGATTCAAGATATGAATTGGCCTGTGGCACCAAGCGTATTAGGATTACTTTTAACTTTTCCAGAAGAAATTGTCCCACATGTGCAAGATGTTTTATCTTCAGATGATGATAACTGGAAGTGGTTTATTTTACACTTTTTAGTTATAAAATTACCGATAGAGTCCAGAGTTCAGTTTAGAGAGTATTTAACAAGAGTGGCTGAAACACCTACACATAATGAACTCGCAGAAGAACTTGATGAAATCGCAAAAGAGATTTTGGAAATAATCTAA
- the madM gene encoding malonate transporter subunit MadM yields the protein MPDIITNILENNGFVTAFVIVGITMWIAYLISNKLTKGLIHGSAIAIVLGLILAYIGGVTTGGSKGLSDVSFLAGIGFLGGSMLRDFAIVATSFGANFDDIKKAGLRGILSLFIGVVLSFVVGVIFAVAFGYKDAVSIATIGAGTVTYIVGPVTGAALGASSEVIAISIAAGLVKSVIVMVGTPFVAKYIGLNNPVTAMVYGGLMGTTSGVAGGLAATDPKLVPYGAVTATFYTGLGCLLAPTLLFILTDMIF from the coding sequence ATGCCTGATATCATCACGAATATCTTAGAAAATAATGGTTTCGTAACAGCGTTTGTTATTGTTGGTATTACTATGTGGATAGCTTATTTAATCTCAAATAAATTAACAAAGGGACTTATTCACGGCTCTGCTATCGCTATTGTGCTTGGTTTAATTTTAGCTTATATTGGTGGCGTTACAACTGGAGGATCGAAAGGGCTTTCAGATGTTAGCTTTCTTGCGGGTATAGGCTTTTTAGGTGGTAGTATGCTTCGTGATTTCGCTATTGTCGCTACCTCATTTGGGGCGAACTTTGATGATATAAAAAAAGCAGGACTTCGGGGCATCCTTTCCTTATTTATTGGTGTAGTATTATCTTTTGTAGTCGGTGTTATTTTTGCAGTTGCTTTTGGCTACAAGGATGCCGTAAGTATAGCAACAATTGGAGCGGGCACAGTTACGTATATCGTAGGTCCTGTCACAGGCGCAGCATTAGGTGCTAGCTCTGAAGTCATTGCTATTAGTATTGCTGCAGGTTTGGTAAAGTCTGTAATAGTGATGGTTGGTACACCTTTTGTCGCGAAGTATATCGGCTTGAATAACCCTGTAACTGCCATGGTATATGGTGGTCTTATGGGAACTACTTCAGGTGTAGCAGGAGGATTAGCGGCAACAGACCCAAAACTTGTTCCATATGGTGCTGTTACGGCAACATTTTACACGGGCTTAGGTTGCTTACTTGCGCCGACACTTCTTTTTATATTAACTGATATGATTTTTTAA